The following proteins come from a genomic window of Ictalurus furcatus strain D&B chromosome 14, Billie_1.0, whole genome shotgun sequence:
- the sh2d7 gene encoding SH2 domain-containing protein 7 yields MSTLCINGVTVCTPSERLFFPVKQLRRTSALRNMRLKSHHMQQHSPTAMWCFRHCLGQNCCKTQPNHITGERSMEQKRQKPHRLQTCLLFCMKGRVKMEHMQPESTKSKLRELALKWFTETQAPLILDKGNFPAWFQGFISRKDAEDHLRDKELGCFLIRLSDKATGYILSYRGRDRCRHFVINQNKEGQFIVTGDTEMHDTLTSLIEYYKTSPIEPFGEYLTVSCFELPANDLYDVVQFEPKVKPGVSVEAVRKIWNQRVEQAAQSQHAPVLPPKNTRNTQAIPPVPKRSSPVKTNSLEEKSSLDNKVLLYAQLDQARPLESRNSDARAAWARQRGAMPVSSPPKVTAQDTPEPGKGTIYSELSLLDCRSKSLPLLDDNTREERSYNINTFTINPPQLSPKLQRDYAKKTSSHEVPSHSHSLDKLSDHSFYQLAGKSANQNDRKQQEKSDATYAEVPCEPRPNHLLLENTYEQIPESRSTTNPKENSVQGNTYETLEDFKPKPSESAWGFKGDKWKRLLPENWKK; encoded by the exons ATGTCAACACTGTGTATCAATGGTGTAACTGTCTGTACACCTTCAGAACGCCTTTTCTTTCCTGTGAAGCAGCTGAGGAGAACATCTGCCTTGCGCAACATGAGACTCAAATCACACCACATGCAGCAACACTCCCCAACAG CTATGTGGTGCTTTCGACACTGCCTTGGACAGAATTGTTGCAAAACTCAGCCTAATCACATCACTGGTGAGCGCTCAATGGAGCAGAAGAGGCAGAAGCCACACaggctccagacctgcctgttGTTTTGCATGAAG GGTCGAGTGAAGATGGAGCATATGCAGCCGGAGAGCACCAAGAGCAAACTGAGGGAGCTGGCACTCAAATGGTTCACCGAGACCCAGGCTCCTCTCATCCTCGACAAAGGCAACTTTCCTGCCTGGTTCCAGGGCTTCATCAGCAGAAA GGATGCAGAAGATCATCTAAGAGATAAAGAACTGGGCTGTTTCCTTATTCGCCTCAGTGATAAAGCCACTGGATACATCCTGTCATATCG aggaCGTGACCGGTGCCGGCACTTTGTCATCAACCAGAATAAAGAGGGGCAGTTTATCGTGACAGGAGACACTGAAATGCACGATACACTCACCAGCCTGATTGAGTATTACAAGACCAGTCCTATTGAGCCATTTGGAGAATATTTAACAGTGTCTTGTTTTGAG TTGCCTGCAAATGATCTCTACGATGTGGTGCAGTTTGAGCCGAAGGTGAAGCCAGGGGTGAGTGTGGAAGCAGTAAGGAAGATTTGGAACCAGCGAGTCGAACAGGCAGCTCAGTCTCAGCATGCTCCAGTCTTGCCACCTAAGAACACCAGAAACACCCAA GCCATCCCTCCAGTTCCAAAAAGAAGCTCCCCAGTGAAGACAAACTCCCTGGAGGAAAAAAGCAGTTTAGACAATAAGGTACTACTATATGCCCAGCTGGATCAGGCCAGGCCCCTGGAAAGCAGAAATAGTGATGCTAGAGCTGCGTGGGCGAGACAAAGGGGAGCCATGCCAGTTTCTAGTCCACCAAAAGTCACAGCCCAGGACACGCCTGAACCAGGAAAGGGCACCATCTATTCAGAACTCAGCCTTTTGGACTGCAGGAGTAAATCACTCCCCCTACTGGACGATAACACAAGGGAAGAACGTTCATACAACATAAACACCTTTACAATAAACCCACCTCAGCTGTCCCCTAAACTCCAGAGAGACTACGCTAAGAAAACCAGCAGCCATGAGGTACCAAGCCACAGCCACAGTCTAGATAAGCTAAGTGATCATTCCTTCTATCAGCTGGCTGGCAAGTCTGCCAATCAAAATGACAGGAAGCAGCAAGAAAAGAGTGATGCTACATATGCTGAAGTGCCTTGTGAACCCAGGCCAAACCATTTGCTCTTAGAGAACACTTATGAGCAAATTCCTGAATCAAGGTCCACTACAAACCCAAAAGAGAACTCTGTTCAGGGAAACACATACGAGACACTAGAAGACTTCAAACCAAAGCCAAGCGAGTCAGCATGGGGATTTAAG GGTGACAAATGGAAAAGGCTGCTACCTGAAAACTGGAAGAAATGA